The segment CGGTCACGGCTAAATGTTCACGGTCGATGGGAAGTGTATCCGCGGTCAACTCCAAACCGTCAATGATGCGGCTGATGCCCCACGACCATGCACTGTAGGCACCGATTTGCGTCAGGTCAGGATAGAGACGATTGATAGGTTCCTCGCCGCGAATTTGTGTGTGCGACATGACTTGCGTGAAGTTGAACGCGATTTGAGCGACGTCTCGATCTGCGAAGATGTCGCTGGGAAGACTCCCGCTACCGCGACCAACTCCAATCACCGCAGGGAAAGGGCCCGAGCTTTCCGGGAGGCGAACCCCAGCGGTCAAGGTCAGCGTTTCTTCGCCAACGGTGACGTTCACGGTCAACGTTTCATCTGCAAAGCTCGCTCGGATGTCTTTTGGGCGAGGTGGTTTTTTTCCGATTCCGTAGTGCTCGATTTCAGCTTTGATTTCAGCGCGACGGCGACCCCAATCATCGAACTCGGTGGATCGGCCGCTGCCATCCGACCAAGCGAATGGATCCGGTAAAGGCTGGATCGATGTCAGGTCATCCAAGGTGGGCAGGGGAGGCAACGGAAACTCAGATCCCGTGTTTTCGTCGTCGTAAACAAGCGGAATGGATTGACCCGAAACCGGAAACGCGGTCGACGCGCAGCAGAACAGCAACAACAGACGGACAATCATCAAACGGTCTCCGCGAACGATGTGGGGTGGACCCATCAGTCTAACTTTGGCGAAGTGCGTCGTGTGAAAAGAGTATGCTGTTTGTAAGATCGAACCTTCCACGCAACGACAAACCAACAAACGGGCAAAAGAATGAATGAAGCGAAGGCTGACTGTGGAAAGACTTCGGCGGCGTTTGTCTTGTTGGGCTTGGGGATGCTTCCGCTCGTTGCTACCTCGGCAGATGAAGTGAGTGATTCATCTTGGTATGGCGATTGGTCCATTGATCTGCAATCCGAGACTCCCGCGTGGTTGCGGATCGAACGCACGCCAAATGGACCCGAGGTTCGTTTTCGACTGAATGTTGGAAGCGATGGTCCTCATTCCAACGTCCAGGTCAAAGACGGTCAGCTGCAGTTCACGTTGAAACAGAACCGCAAGGCGAGGGATCAAAAGATCGTTCGCCTTCGGGTGGATGGTGAGCAGTTGACGGGCGAGCTTCTGACCCAGGGACCTTACAACAAGACGACGGATCCGTTTGTTGGGCATCGGATACCGGCGATGCCGGATTCGGCACCGGATCTCAACCGTGTTCGATTTGAGATGCCACGGGCCATTTTCAACGGAAAGGACTTGAATGGTTGGCGACCGCATGAACCTGAAAAGATCAATGGTTGGAGTGTTCAAGACGGGATGCTGGTCAACACAACACCCAAGACGGACTTCAGTGCCACCGGCGCGTATGCGAACTTGCGAACAGAGGAAGAGTTCGAAGACTTCTGGTTGCACCTGGAGTTTCTGGTGGAAGAGAACCGAAACAGCGGCGTGTATCTGCGCGGAATGTATGAAGCTCAGGTCGTTGACCGAGACAGTCGAATGCAGGGCATCCAGGGAGTGGGGGCGATCTTCGGAGCGATTGAACCAAGAATCAATGCGGGGTTGCCCGGCGGTCAGTGGCAGACCTATGACCTGACTTTGGTGGATCGGCACGTCACCGTGGTGTTGAATGGCGAAAAAGTGATCGACAACCAACCGATTTCGGCACCGACGGCCGGGGCTGTGTGCACGGATCCGTCCAAGCCCGGTCCGCTGCTTTTGCAGGGCGACCATACGAACGTGAAGTACCGCAATTTGTACATCGCACCGGTGGTTTCGAGTAACGAGTGAGTCGGTTGCCCGGAAGATGGAGGCCACTGGCGGTTGCCACGTGCTGGTATGGCGTTGACTACTTGTCGATGCCCAGGGTTTTCATGCGTGAGGCGAGGGTGGTTGGCTTCATGCCCAGCAATTTCGCGGCTCCGGATTCGCCGTAGACCTTTCCGTTGCAAGCCGCCAACGCACGCTGCAGATTGGCTGTCTCAAAGGCTTTCATCTGGGCAAGCGTGAGGACTTCTTCCTCGGAACCATGATCGGACATCGGTGCTGGTCGTGACGATGCGTTGGATGTCAGTTCCAATCGCAGCTTGCCAGGAGGCGATGTGATCAACGCCCGTTCCAGCACGTGTTGCAGCTCACGGATGTTGCCCGGCCAGTCGTATCGCTGCATCTGCTGCACGTTGGACTGAGTGAGTCTTGGAATGGGTTTGCCGAGTCGGCGTGATAGGATCGACAGCAGGTGATGGGCCAGCAGTGGCAGATCATCTTTGCGATGGCGAAGTGGCGGAAGTTCGATCGGAAAAACGCTCAATCGATAGTACAGATCCGAACGGAAGTTGCCCGCCTCCGCTTCGGCTTTAAGATCACGATTGGTAGCGGCGATCACGCGAACGTTGACGTTGCGGGTGCGTTCTTCGCCAACACGTTCCAGTTCGCCTTCTTGCAACACGCGAAGCAGCTTGCTTTGCAGGTCCAGCGGGATCTCACCAATTTCATCCAGGAACAAGGTTCCTCCATCGGCCAATTCAAATCGACCGATGCGATCTCGCAACGCGCCGGTGAAGCTGCCTTTGGTGTGACCGAAGAACTCACTTTCGTACAGTTCACGAGGAATCGCCGCACAGTTGACTTTGATCAGCGGACGTTCGTGACGATCGGAACGGGCGTGGATCTCTCGGGCGACCAGTTCTTTGCCGGTACCACTTTCGCCCATGACCAAGACGGTGGAATCCGTTGGTGCGACCAAACGAATTTGTTGAGCAACTGTTTGCAACGCATCGCTCTGACCCACCATCTCACCAAACGCTTCGCCACGCAGCTCTTCTTGCAGATAGTCATTTTCCTGTTCCAAACGACTGCGAAGCGTTTCAATCTCTTCCCAAGCTTCCGCGTTGGCGATGGCGGAAGCGACGTGGTCCGCGATCATCCGCATCCAGTCCAAGCACGCATCACCAATGGCGGTTCGAGCAAAGACACCCAACACGCCCAACGAACGGCCGCGGTGAATCAAAGGTTGTCCGCCGAAGCCACGAATGTTTTCGGACTTTGCCCAATCCAGTTTGACCAGCCAATCCGGGTCTCCGTCGATGTCTTGAATTTCCATCGGAGTGCCCGTCGCCGCGATGCGACCGACTTTGCGAATGCCCAAAGGAAAGCGGCGAAATTCGCCATCAACTCGCGTCAGATCGGCCTCCGGGTTCACAATGGAATGCCCGGCACTGGCCACCAGATGCAAGCACTGAGTTTGGTCGGGACATTCGTTTCGCATGGGACAGGTCAGGCAACCTTCGCCCGGACGAATGAGCCAGATGCGCGCGAGCGCCACCGCTTCCGACGTTGAAAGGTGGTCAACGACCAGCCGCAGAACATCCGCGACGCTGCGTTGCTGGGCCATCGAGAGCAACAGCGATTTTGGATCACGGATGACGGGGATGTTCGGCGATTTCATGTCCGAAGTGTGCACGGAATTTCGTGGTTTCGCAACGAAAAATCGTGAAAGCACGATATTTCGTTGACTTGGTTTTTTGGTATTGGGTTTTGTAAGTGCATGCGCAGTAGTGTCTTAGGTGCTTTGTCGTTCGTTTGGCACAGATCATGCCTAAGGAGGGAGGCAACGCCGGCGAGCGTCGGCGACCCAAACTTTCTCTCTTCCAATTTTATGGAGCCCTACGATGACCCGTCTGAATGTTGTGAACCCAAACGAAGCAACTGGCAAAGCCCAAGAACTGCTCGCTGGTGTCCAAAGCAAGCTCGGCATGACCCCGAACATGATGCGATTGATGGCCAATTCCCCGGCGGTCTTGGATGCCTATTTGAAGTTCAGTGGTGCCGTCGCTGGTGGAAGCCTGGCAGCCAAGACTCGCGAAAAGATCGCTTTGGCGGTTGGGCAAAACAACTCGTGTGACTACTGCGTCAGCGCTCATTCCGCGATCGGAAAGATGGTTGGTTTGACCGCTGATGAAATCGAATCCGCTCGCCGAGGCCAATCAAGTGATGCCAAAGAGGCCGCTGGGTTGAAGCTTGCCGGTCAGTTGGTCGACAAGCGAGGTTTCGCGACCGATGACGATCTCGCCGCCGCTCGAGACGCCGGGATCGACGACGCCGAGATCGCTGAGATCGTGGCCAACGTCGCACTGAATCTCTTCACCAACTACTTCAACCATGTCGCTCAAACGGAGATCGATTTTCCTGTTGCGGAACCATTGGCGTGTGACTCGGAAGGCAAGTCGTGCAACAACCACGAAGAAGCCTGCAGCGTTTCCTGATTCGATTGCGTTAACCCGTGCGTGCGCCGGATAGCGGCGCCCGGACCAATGTGAGAAACGACATGACATCACCCACCGATATTCGCCCACCTTTCACGCGAGAGACCGCGATTCGAAAGGTGCGTGCTGCGGAAGACGCTTGGAACAGTCGGGATCCGCAACGAGTTGCCTTGGCCTATTCGGTCGACAGCGAATGGCGGAACCGCGATGTGTTCCTACAGGGCCGCTCGCAGATCGAGATGTTCCTTTCCGACAAATGGGAGCGGGAACTCGACTACCGTTTGGCCAAGCAATTGTGGGCGTTCAGCGAGAACCGAATCGCCGTTCGATTTCAGTATGAGTATCGAAACGCCGACGGACGATGGTTCCGCGCTTATGGAAATGAAAATTGGGAGTTCGACGCCGATGGGTTGATGCGTCGACGCGAAGCCAGCATCAACGACGATTCGATTGATGAAGCCGAACGCAAATTTCATTGGCCATTGGGCAAACGCCCCGAAGACGATGCGGGTTTGAAGGAACTCGTGAAGTGAGAAGCGGCAGATAACCGCTGAATTTGCTACTTACTAACCATTGCGTTGGGCCAAGATCCGTCCCGCAGGTTTGCCGCCTGTGGGACGGTCCGGTCCGCGTACACTATCCAACCTTGATCATGAAAAACATTGCAACCATCTCAATCGCGATCGGACTGGCGATCGCGACACTGGCATCTTCTTCCACCGTCGTCGCGGAAACGCCCTTGTCGGTCAATGAAGTGATAAACACTCCAGCCGCTCAAGTGGTCCACCGAACAGTCGAGATTGACGGGCTGTCGTTGTTCTATCGAGAGGCGGGGAACCCCGATCATCCGACTCTTCTACTGCTGCACGGGTTTCCGACATCGTCACATATGTTTCGCGATTTGATTCCGAAACTGTCCGATCGATATCACGTGATCGCTCCGGATTATCCCGGCTTTGGATTCAGTTCGGCTCCTTCGGTCGAGGACTACGACTACACGTTCGACAATCTCGCCAAATTGATCGAACGGTTCACCGAGCGTTTGGATTTGCAAAGCTACTCGCTTTACGTGATGGACTACGGAGCCCCCGTTGGATTCCGCTTGGCGGTGTCACATCCGGAGCGAGTGCAGGCGTTGATCATTCAAAACGGCAACGCGTATGTCGAAGGGATCGACAACGATTTTTGGGTGCCAGTCAAAGCTTATTGGAAGGATCGCTCGGTCGAGAATGGCGACAAGCTTCGCTCTTTTTTGACGCTTGATGCGACCAAGTGGCAATTCACCGACGGAGTTCGCAATGTGGAGGCGATCAGTCCGGACAATTGGGGACATGTGCAGCCGCTGTTGGATCGTCCTGGCAATCAGGAAATACAATTGGCATTGTTTCACAGCTATGGAAGCAACCCGCCACAGTATCCGGTGTGGCAGCGGTATCTGCGGGAGCATCAGCCACCGACTCTGATTGTGTGGGGAAAGAACGACAAGATCTTTCCCGCCGAAGGAGCGTTTCCCTATCAACGCGACCTACCCAAAGCGGAGCTTCATCTGCTGGACACGGGCCACTTCGCGTTGGAAGAGGATGGCGACGTGATCGCCAAGCACATGCGGCGTTTTCTTGATCAGCACGTGCCGCGATCGTTGGCTGAACCGCGTGCGAAGTAGAATTTGCAAGCGGATTGCATCACTCGAATCAGTCTTTGTTTGGAGACTGGTTCGTTGCGTTGTTGTCCAGCGATTGCCAAATTCGAAGCGTTGGTCCCGGCAAGGTTTCGTGGCGTGAGCTGGCGAAGGCATGGACCAATCCGCCGCCCAACGTCTCTTGCGTGTCGCGAACGATCAGCAATTCGATGATTCCGTTTTGGGAACGACGCAGCAATTCAACCAGTTGAGGTGATTCGATCACATGAGCACCCGATTGGACGCCTTTGGGAATGACGAACCGATGCACCAGCGACCAATCGCTGTTGTCAATCGGCGGAGCGATCCAAGGCGTCGCGGTGAGCGGAGCGAGATCGGTGTCTGGATCGAGAGTGCGACCATAGACCGAAAATGTGGAATCGGGGGTACGTGATGCGAACCCGAGTCCGGATGGTGTCGCGGTCAATTGCAATGAGCCGAGTTGGATCGGCTGGTTTTCAAGACCGCGAAGATCAAACCGAAGTCGAATCTGTCGATCAAACTCGTGGAGTTCATCGGACTTTTTGACCAGCAGCAGATCCTCCGGGCCTTTCCGTTCGTTCGGGTCACGCTGGATCCATTGGTCCGCGCCCAGGCCTTGCGCCGTGATGATCTGCGTCATTTGACGGAAGTCCGTGTCGTTGGGAACGTTGTAATCGCTGGGCGGAAGGATCTGTTGCGGCAGGAGCCAAGCCGAGGATCGTTCGGTGAGACGTTGTGTTTGGCCGGTTTCGCGAACTTCGAGATCAACTTTTCCGTCAAAGACTTCGACCATCGCTTCGCCCGCGGGTTTGACCGACACACCGAAGCTGGTTCCTTGGTCCGTTAGGCGACCGTTGGGCGTGTCGACCACAAAGCCGCGCATCCCGTCACGAACGGTGACGACCACTGTGCCACTGGCGAGCCGGCAATGCATCGCGTCGATGATGTGCAGCTCGGCCGGTCCCTCCAAATTGACTTGCGTTTGATTATCAAACCGCAGCGAGGCGAAGCCGCTTGCCAGTTGCAACCTTGCCTCGCCGAGACGTTGGCCTTCGATCAACGGAATGGTAGACGTTTGCCACAAACATTCGACGGTCGTTTCCAAGACTGCGAAGGTATTGTCAGCTGAAGTTCGGACAGGCGAGGTTTTCCAAAGGCCCAATGCCACAAGCAGTGTTGCTGTCAAGCCGACTGCAAGAGCAACCTTCTGTCCAGTGGAAGACGCGTTCGTTGTTTGGTTCTCGGGTTCATTGGACGCGAGGCTGTCACGCCCTTCGATCCCAAGCAAGCAGAGTTCTCCGTGAAGGCCGGCAACCTCCGAAAATTCGCGAACTCGTTTCTCGGAAGCCATGGTGAGCGATTCCAATTCGCTCGCTTCGTCTTCTTTCAATCGCCCATCCAGAAATGCATCGCGAAGATCGCGGAAGCGGGCGTCATCGTCTTGAGGTTTCATACGTCGATCCCCGCTTCCAATTTTCGTGTCACGCAGTCCCGCAAGGTGTCACGAACACGGCTGAGCATGCGATAAA is part of the Rhodopirellula halodulae genome and harbors:
- a CDS encoding alpha/beta fold hydrolase; amino-acid sequence: MKNIATISIAIGLAIATLASSSTVVAETPLSVNEVINTPAAQVVHRTVEIDGLSLFYREAGNPDHPTLLLLHGFPTSSHMFRDLIPKLSDRYHVIAPDYPGFGFSSAPSVEDYDYTFDNLAKLIERFTERLDLQSYSLYVMDYGAPVGFRLAVSHPERVQALIIQNGNAYVEGIDNDFWVPVKAYWKDRSVENGDKLRSFLTLDATKWQFTDGVRNVEAISPDNWGHVQPLLDRPGNQEIQLALFHSYGSNPPQYPVWQRYLREHQPPTLIVWGKNDKIFPAEGAFPYQRDLPKAELHLLDTGHFALEEDGDVIAKHMRRFLDQHVPRSLAEPRAK
- a CDS encoding 3-keto-disaccharide hydrolase; this encodes MNEAKADCGKTSAAFVLLGLGMLPLVATSADEVSDSSWYGDWSIDLQSETPAWLRIERTPNGPEVRFRLNVGSDGPHSNVQVKDGQLQFTLKQNRKARDQKIVRLRVDGEQLTGELLTQGPYNKTTDPFVGHRIPAMPDSAPDLNRVRFEMPRAIFNGKDLNGWRPHEPEKINGWSVQDGMLVNTTPKTDFSATGAYANLRTEEEFEDFWLHLEFLVEENRNSGVYLRGMYEAQVVDRDSRMQGIQGVGAIFGAIEPRINAGLPGGQWQTYDLTLVDRHVTVVLNGEKVIDNQPISAPTAGAVCTDPSKPGPLLLQGDHTNVKYRNLYIAPVVSSNE
- a CDS encoding sigma-54-dependent Fis family transcriptional regulator, translating into MKSPNIPVIRDPKSLLLSMAQQRSVADVLRLVVDHLSTSEAVALARIWLIRPGEGCLTCPMRNECPDQTQCLHLVASAGHSIVNPEADLTRVDGEFRRFPLGIRKVGRIAATGTPMEIQDIDGDPDWLVKLDWAKSENIRGFGGQPLIHRGRSLGVLGVFARTAIGDACLDWMRMIADHVASAIANAEAWEEIETLRSRLEQENDYLQEELRGEAFGEMVGQSDALQTVAQQIRLVAPTDSTVLVMGESGTGKELVAREIHARSDRHERPLIKVNCAAIPRELYESEFFGHTKGSFTGALRDRIGRFELADGGTLFLDEIGEIPLDLQSKLLRVLQEGELERVGEERTRNVNVRVIAATNRDLKAEAEAGNFRSDLYYRLSVFPIELPPLRHRKDDLPLLAHHLLSILSRRLGKPIPRLTQSNVQQMQRYDWPGNIRELQHVLERALITSPPGKLRLELTSNASSRPAPMSDHGSEEEVLTLAQMKAFETANLQRALAACNGKVYGESGAAKLLGMKPTTLASRMKTLGIDK
- a CDS encoding nuclear transport factor 2 family protein, coding for MTSPTDIRPPFTRETAIRKVRAAEDAWNSRDPQRVALAYSVDSEWRNRDVFLQGRSQIEMFLSDKWERELDYRLAKQLWAFSENRIAVRFQYEYRNADGRWFRAYGNENWEFDADGLMRRREASINDDSIDEAERKFHWPLGKRPEDDAGLKELVK
- a CDS encoding carboxymuconolactone decarboxylase family protein codes for the protein MTRLNVVNPNEATGKAQELLAGVQSKLGMTPNMMRLMANSPAVLDAYLKFSGAVAGGSLAAKTREKIALAVGQNNSCDYCVSAHSAIGKMVGLTADEIESARRGQSSDAKEAAGLKLAGQLVDKRGFATDDDLAAARDAGIDDAEIAEIVANVALNLFTNYFNHVAQTEIDFPVAEPLACDSEGKSCNNHEEACSVS
- a CDS encoding FecR domain-containing protein — translated: MKPQDDDARFRDLRDAFLDGRLKEDEASELESLTMASEKRVREFSEVAGLHGELCLLGIEGRDSLASNEPENQTTNASSTGQKVALAVGLTATLLVALGLWKTSPVRTSADNTFAVLETTVECLWQTSTIPLIEGQRLGEARLQLASGFASLRFDNQTQVNLEGPAELHIIDAMHCRLASGTVVVTVRDGMRGFVVDTPNGRLTDQGTSFGVSVKPAGEAMVEVFDGKVDLEVRETGQTQRLTERSSAWLLPQQILPPSDYNVPNDTDFRQMTQIITAQGLGADQWIQRDPNERKGPEDLLLVKKSDELHEFDRQIRLRFDLRGLENQPIQLGSLQLTATPSGLGFASRTPDSTFSVYGRTLDPDTDLAPLTATPWIAPPIDNSDWSLVHRFVIPKGVQSGAHVIESPQLVELLRRSQNGIIELLIVRDTQETLGGGLVHAFASSRHETLPGPTLRIWQSLDNNATNQSPNKD